The Candidatus Eisenbacteria bacterium genome contains a region encoding:
- a CDS encoding glycosyl hydrolase, with protein MKKTGTLVGLIFLFAIAILTLPQSEPSKEKGKIPNEYFFLQRSYPIGEIPHDAYQKALAEARALRSGGVPAGDSRTPHRDQSSTPSRWGGAWIPSGPTNIGGRITAVDIHPDRPNVIYAGAAAGGVLRSTDTGATWTFLMDDGPSLSIGDLDIDPNDDQHIVVGTGEANASGDSYPGTGVYISHDGGDSWSFSGLAETRHIGRVVISPANSDHIYVAAMGTLFGTNPERGVYRSRDGGDSWELVLFVSDSTGCIDLALNPDNPSILYAAMWERIRRPTARRVGGVTSGVYRSTNGGDTWTLLGNGLPAPGATVGRIGLDISESNPAVVYAIYADDPGYFMGLYKTSNGGDSWSRVNDGALSDLYSSYGWYFGNVRVDPNLPDRIYAMGLYGYKSTNSGGSWSGVTFSVHADQHDWWISPNNSNWIISAHDGGLDISTNGGGTWSKVYNLPVTQFYAGTIDYTYPERLYGGTQDNGTLRTLTGGLDDWDEILGGDGFYVIVDPTNPNTIYAEWQWGNLNKSVDGGFYFSDALNGISSSNRRNWSTPVVMDPSDPQTLYYGTYKIYKTTNGASYWSPISPDLSNGPGSGNLTFGTITTIAVAPSDPAVIYAGLDDGNVWRTLNGGSEWLKVSGDLPVRWVTRVAVDPLDPLTAYVTLSGYRQDESLPHIFRTTDAGALWEDISGNLPEVPINAVVIDPEHSTWLYVATDAGVYFTGDLGATWAALGEGLPLVTVHDLTLHAPTRTLVAATHGRSLFRLNLGTVSAPEHENTAWRLLRIEPPSPTPFSLLTTLRFHLETAHTVTASVYDVRGRRVKSWEYVSYPAGSHSLVWDGCDESGRRLSSGTYWIRLRAGDENRSVRALLVD; from the coding sequence ATGAAAAAAACCGGGACCCTGGTGGGGCTCATATTCCTCTTTGCCATCGCCATCCTCACCCTTCCCCAAAGTGAACCGTCCAAGGAGAAGGGCAAGATACCCAACGAATATTTCTTTCTTCAGCGGTCCTACCCGATCGGCGAGATCCCCCATGACGCCTATCAGAAAGCCTTGGCCGAAGCCCGGGCGCTGCGATCGGGCGGTGTCCCCGCCGGTGATTCGCGAACCCCTCATCGCGACCAATCCTCAACTCCGTCGCGCTGGGGCGGCGCTTGGATTCCATCCGGCCCCACCAATATCGGCGGACGGATCACCGCGGTTGATATTCATCCCGACAGACCCAACGTGATCTATGCCGGAGCGGCGGCCGGGGGTGTCCTTCGCTCGACAGACACCGGCGCGACCTGGACCTTTCTGATGGATGATGGTCCAAGCTTATCCATTGGTGACTTGGACATTGATCCCAACGACGACCAACATATTGTCGTTGGAACCGGGGAGGCGAATGCCAGCGGCGATTCGTATCCCGGAACCGGTGTTTATATTTCCCATGACGGCGGTGATTCCTGGAGCTTCAGCGGTCTCGCCGAAACCCGTCATATCGGCCGGGTCGTGATCAGTCCCGCAAACTCCGACCATATATATGTAGCGGCGATGGGAACCCTCTTCGGCACCAACCCCGAGCGCGGCGTCTACCGCTCGCGCGACGGAGGCGACAGCTGGGAGCTGGTCCTCTTTGTCAGCGACTCGACCGGCTGTATTGATTTGGCTCTCAATCCTGATAATCCGTCGATCCTCTACGCGGCGATGTGGGAGCGTATCCGCCGCCCGACGGCCCGCCGTGTCGGCGGCGTGACATCGGGTGTCTACAGATCCACGAACGGCGGCGATACCTGGACGCTTCTTGGCAACGGGCTTCCGGCGCCGGGAGCGACCGTGGGACGGATCGGGCTGGATATCAGCGAGTCAAATCCCGCGGTGGTCTATGCGATCTATGCTGATGATCCCGGTTATTTTATGGGATTGTACAAGACCTCGAACGGCGGCGACAGCTGGAGCCGGGTGAACGACGGCGCTCTCAGTGATCTCTACTCCTCCTACGGTTGGTATTTTGGTAATGTGCGGGTCGATCCCAATCTCCCCGACCGGATTTACGCAATGGGACTCTATGGATACAAATCGACCAACAGCGGTGGTTCGTGGAGCGGCGTTACTTTTTCGGTGCACGCCGACCAGCACGATTGGTGGATTTCCCCCAATAATTCAAATTGGATCATCTCCGCCCATGACGGCGGCTTGGATATATCGACAAACGGCGGCGGCACCTGGTCGAAAGTGTACAACCTTCCCGTGACCCAGTTTTACGCCGGGACGATTGATTATACTTATCCTGAACGTCTTTACGGCGGAACCCAGGACAATGGAACACTGCGAACCCTCACCGGCGGCCTGGATGATTGGGATGAGATACTTGGGGGTGACGGGTTTTATGTCATCGTCGATCCGACAAATCCCAATACGATTTATGCGGAATGGCAGTGGGGCAATCTGAATAAATCAGTTGATGGAGGATTTTACTTTTCTGATGCGCTGAATGGGATCTCCTCATCGAACCGACGTAACTGGTCGACACCGGTCGTCATGGATCCGTCGGATCCGCAGACACTCTATTATGGAACATACAAAATCTATAAAACGACGAATGGCGCCTCCTACTGGAGTCCCATCAGTCCTGATCTAAGCAACGGCCCTGGTTCAGGTAATTTAACATTCGGGACGATTACAACGATCGCCGTGGCTCCGAGTGATCCCGCCGTGATCTATGCCGGCCTCGATGACGGCAATGTTTGGCGCACCCTCAACGGCGGATCGGAATGGCTGAAGGTGTCCGGTGATTTGCCGGTACGATGGGTCACGCGGGTCGCCGTCGATCCACTCGATCCCCTGACGGCCTATGTTACCCTGTCGGGTTACCGGCAGGATGAATCCCTCCCGCACATTTTCCGGACCACCGATGCCGGCGCCCTGTGGGAGGATATCAGCGGCAATCTTCCCGAGGTGCCGATCAACGCCGTCGTCATCGATCCGGAGCATTCCACCTGGCTATATGTCGCCACGGATGCGGGGGTTTACTTCACCGGCGATCTCGGTGCGACATGGGCCGCCCTTGGCGAGGGTTTACCGCTGGTCACCGTCCACGATTTGACACTGCATGCGCCGACACGAACATTGGTCGCCGCCACCCACGGGCGTTCCCTGTTCCGATTAAATTTGGGCACCGTTTCCGCGCCGGAACACGAAAACACGGCATGGCGTCTCTTGCGCATCGAGCCCCCCTCACCGACTCCGTTTTCGCTGCTGACGACGCTGCGATTCCATCTGGAGACGGCGCACACGGTCACGGCATCGGTTTATGATGTTCGGGGCCGGCGGGTGAAGAGTTGGGAATACGTTTCTTACCCGGCCGGCAGCCATTCCCTGGTCTGGGACGGATGTGATGAATCGGGCCGCCGGTTATCATCGGGGACCTATTGGATCCGCCTGCGGGCCGGCGACGAAAATCGCTCGGTTCGCGCATTGCTGGTCGATTGA